The segment caccataggactttttttgcgactgcacttaatgacactttcaaagttcttgaaatgttccgtattgactgaccttcatgtcttaaagtagtgatggactgtcgtttctctttgcttatttgagctgatcttgccataatatggacttggtcttttaccaaatagggctgtacACCACCCTACCTTGTaacaaaacaactgattggctcaaacacattaagtaAAGATATTCtacaaataaacttttaacaaggcagacctgttaattgaaatgcattccaggtgactacctaatgaagctggttgagagaatgtcaagagtgtgcaaagctgtcatcaaggcaaagggtggctactttgaagaatctcatataaatatatattttgatttgtttaacaatttttgggttactacatgattccatatgtgttatagtAGCTGTGTCCactcttttgactggtactgtaaacaaATGCCTTATATCATATGGTGCTGTAATTACTATAAAGTCAGACCCATTTGGTCATTATTAACATACACATAAATGTCTTATATCATATGACGCTGTACTTCCTATAAGGTCAGACACCTTTGGTCGTTAATTCCACATACATAAACGCTTAATGATgtaaacacaaatgtattaacaTATAGGAAATGATCACTAACAGCTAAAACAGTTTCATAAAGTCCAGCAATGCAATTACGTtgaacattacacagggctgTGAATAGTGTAGCTTGTCTTTGAGCTGGCAAATGGTTATTGTCTTTCTTCCTGCTAAAGGTACTGCATGTTGGTTCCAACCTTAAAAGTAACAACAAAGAAAGTTAGCAGGTTTGTTAGGAAATGCCTTTGTCCCACCATCTGGATAAGGGAATTTCTGTGCTGAGCCAGAAACTCTGAATGGGAAGATGGGAAACTCCATTCAAttcgtattattattatatttctcTTTCATTTACAAATGTCATAATGTGACCATGAGACATGGCTGTATCTAGGGTGAATTGTATTTAGCTGAGCCTGCTAGCAAGCTACATTTCGGTGAGGTCACCGAAATTATTTAAAATAACAATGAGGTAGCTACTGTATGTAATCTAACTCAACACGTAACTACTACAAAATCATTTAGATTATAATACATAAAGCTTAATTTACTTGTTTTTTTACTGTTCGGTGGCAGTTGATGTTCAAACTCATCACATGTTCAGCGTCTCGTCAGCAACACTAAAAAAGTACTTCCGGATCACGGATTTTACGAAATGTTCTCAATAAAAGTCTCCCACGTAATAGTATAAAATATTTGATACCCATTCATGATATATGAACAATTATTGCTGAAACATTAAAATGATTCATATTTGTTCATGTTTAAGTGACATTTGCATTACATTTtggttttaaataaataaatgccgCCAATGCGAATCACTGTATATGGAATACATATTGGCTTTCAGCAATAACTATTCTGGGTGCCGCAGTAAATGTATGTTAGGGAttactcagtagggtctgtagaatgtatactgtatatggtgtCCTTTCTTGGGGCTCTGAATAATACGGAGTGTTTCTGGCCTTTTACGCGAAGCACAGCCACAATGCGTAATATTTGACTATGAACACTGCAGCAGAAGCGAACTCCTTCCTCCCGCTAGTCTTTCCTCCACGTGAGGCTCCAGCAAGTAGAGTATTCATTGGCATCCGAATCATATCACATGTGCGCGTAACGCACTGTAGAAAACACGCTAACAGTGCAGGGCATGCTCACTGAATTAAAGGGAAATTACACTAAAAACAAATCTATGTTTCAaaccctgatgtggtttaagcattgttgtgaagACAGAAAatcaaaagttgtatttttttttcCCATTAAAAAAACGTGAAAAAAATCGGTTAAACCAGAAAAACTGGGGGAAATCCGAAACCTGTGAAAACAAAACCAAGAAAACAGAATTTGGGCAAAAAAACAAGTAggcaaaaaaatgtaatgtatgCCCTACCAATGATTTTTGATGCGCGTGACTGCACTTTAGAGTGTGTGTCATCCTGCAGCTTAGCATTTTGGGGGAAATTGAGGTCAGGTCCAATATTGACCATGCACCGAAGAGGGAAAGAGGTTGGGCCATCCTAAAAATGTTTTAGTgaaatataatataacattttgcaggcacttttatccaaagcgacctACAGTCATGCGTGAATAcatttttacgtatgggtggtcccgaGAATCGAACCCAATACCTTGGCGTTGCAATGCTCTACCAAGATGCATGACAGGGTTAGAAATGCTTCGTGAAGCCTCAATTTAATATGATTTATAAGGCCTTTATTAAGTGGTGCTTAtgtcaccctttataaagcacatgTTTATGTAATATTTGACATAGTGGGTTATGCCACATTTGACATTGGGAGTTATGTCCCACAGTTATAAAGCATGACATACGGTTATAGATGATTTCCACACATTTAAGTAGTGTTTATGAAGCCGTTATAAGCCGCACATAATTTAAAGCGGGCCCAAAAAAGGAATACTGTACATTAATAAATGTCTTAAGTTAACATAAAGTAGTGTAGTTAGTATAAATGATAAAAGTTaccatagattgccatagatttgctgttaattaccaaaattaccGCAGATTCCAGTAGCTTTGGTAAAATaccagtagctttgcaaccctagctCTGTGTGAGGCTGGTTTTGTGTGTCAGTGCATGTGTGACTGTACAGTATCATTGAACAGTGCACCTGTCAGAGCAGCTGTAACGTAAGTGTCACTTGGCTTCCCAGGTGAGTTGTGTCTGAATTACCTCACCTCGGGCTAGAGTCAGCACTCTCCACCTCTCACTAATGAGACACTGACAGAGACAGCTCTGCCACCAGAATGAAACCAAATGGCCTGGAGGAGTGTAGGTGCGTGTGTGCCCGTGTGTCCGTCTGCCCGTCCTCTGGTCCCCTCCCCTCTGGCAGAGGCAGTAATGAATTGTTAATGATCAGGTCACTGAGGtcactctctctaccctcctgtgtctctttttctctctgctcCATCTCTCCCACTGTCTTATTGTGCCCTCTCTTACCTGAACCGCTCTTTACTtcccctttctatctctctctctctctccctacctattTCTATTTTCCATAGCTGATTAAAATGCAACCTTTTGTGAAAAtctcctatctacagtatatatgtctctctctctagataaaATTGATGATGATTTTGAGCTGAGCGTTGTGTGTCATCGGCCAGAAGGGCTGGATAAACTGGAGGCTCAGAGCAACTTCAGCAAGAGAGAGCTACAAGTCCTTTACCGTGGCTTCAAAAACGTATGTAGTCAGTCTATACTTGTCATTCCATTTCTCCATCACTTCATCACTTAGTGCCCGTCACCGATGTCTCTCTGgggctgatctctctctctctctttttgtctctccgtctttctttctctctttctatttccacCGTAGGAGTGCCCTAGTGGGGTGGTGAACGAGGACACCTTCAAACAGATATACGCCCAGTTCTTTCCCCATGGAGGTAAGAaattagtttgtgtatgtgtctcCATAACATGTAAAGGTGTTGAGTTGTGTAGTGGGTATGTTGCGTAAGCACACAAAGAGTGACATGTATCTATCTTCTCTCCAATGCTCTGCAGATGCCAGTTCCTACGCACACTACCTGTTCGACGCCTTTGACTCAGCACACAGCGGATCCATCAAGTTTGAGGTCAACATTCCTCTACCGCGTCTCAaattcccccctctctttctctctccctctccccccccccctccctctctctcacgatCCTCTGATCACTTACCCTTCGTGCATTCCGTGCTGGATCACTCTCCCTCTTGTTCTCCCCGTGACAgtgtctcattctctccctcctccaggacTTTGTCATGGCTCTGTCCATCTTACTGAGGGGATCAGTGAGGGAGAAGTTGACGTGGACTTTCAACCTGTATGACATAAACAGAGATGGCTACATCAgcaaggaggtgtgtgtgtgtgtgtgtgtgtgtgcgcgtacgtgtgtgctcgtgtgtgagGTGCACATGTAAGTGGGTACAGCATACAGTTTacgactggctttcttgatgtctatagtttTCTCtccggtatgcaatctggtttccgctcaggttatagatgtgtcactgcaaccttaaaggtcctcagtgatgtcaccattgcccttgattctaagcaatgttgtgctgctatttttattgacttggcctaAGCTTTTGATACGGTCGACCATTCccttcttgtgggccggctaaggagtattggtgtctctgaggggtctttggcctggtttgctaactacctttctcaaagagtgcagtgttcaaagtcagaaaatctgctgtctcagccactgcctgtcaccaagggagtacatagctcaggcagtaggaagctctctcatcccttaatatgcagatgatacagtcttatactcagctggaggtagtcacatcatacaagtacttgggagtatggctagacggtacactgtccttctctcagcacatatcaaagcttcaggctaaagttaaatctagactttgtttcctctatcgtaatcgctcctctttcaccccagctgccaaactaaccctgattcagatgaccatcctacccatgctagttcacggagacataatttatagatcggcaggtaagggtgctctcgaatGGCTAGATGTttttttaccattcggccatcagatttgtcaccaatgctccttataggacacatcactgcattctatactcctctgtaaactggtcatctctgtatacccgccgcaagacccactggttgatgcttatttataaaaccctcttaggtctcaaatctgagatatctactgcagtgctcatcctccacatataacacccgttctgccagtcacattctgctaAAGGGCCCCAAACATCACGCATCCCGtattttcagttcgctgcagctagcgactggaacgagctgcaacaaacactcaaactggacagttttatctcaatctcttcattcaaagactcaatcatggacactcttactgacagttgtggctgctttgcgtgatgtattgttgtctctaccttcttgcccttggtgctgttgtctgtgcctaaTAATGTTTGAACTATgttttgtgttgttaccatgttgttgtcatgttatgttgctaccatactgtgttgtcatgtgttgctgccttgctatgttgttgtcttaggtctctcattatgtagtgttgtgttgtctctcttgtcgtgatgtgtgttctgtcctatatttatatatttttattttaaatccCAATCCCCGTCCCCGCagaaggccttttgcctttttgtaggccgtcattgtaaataacaatttgttcttaactgacttgcctagttaaataaaggttaaataaaataaataaaatacttgTGTAGTACATTTCTAAATAattgtgtgttttgtttcacaTTCGACATCCACTGACAGACAAactgtgcttttgtgtgtgttaCAGGAGATGACAGACATAGTCAGAGCGATATATGACATGATGGGGAAGTACACATACCCTGCCCTGAAGACGGACACTCCCAAACAACATGTGGATGCTTTCTTCCAGAAGATGGACAAGAACAGAGATGGAGTAGTCACTCTGGATGAGTTCATTCTGTCTTGCCAGGAGGTAAACTGGAGTTCTCTGGACTTCTatgattatctctctctctctctctctctctctctctctctctctctctctctctctctctctctgtctctgtctctgtctctgtctctgtctctgtctgtctctgtctgtctctgtctgtctctctgtctgtctctctgtctgtctctgtctgtctctgtctgtctgtgtatatacacacacacttcacatatgctgctactactctgtttattatctatcctgattgcctagtcacttttaccaaatacaattttatttgatcatTAAACATCCCTCCCACTTACTCTTGTATAATACTATTGTAGTTTGAGGGTTTTAGATGGTGGGTTGATCATTCTCTATGTAGACGAACATTGGATGGAGACTGACTACTCTTATGCAAATGTGATGATCAACTGACCATTTTCACGGCCATTAGGCCAGCACTCTTCAACTCAGCTTTTTCCTGTACTCTTCTAACCACCAACAAacatctgaccaatcagaatagaGCAAGTTAGTCGATAATCAATTATCATTACAATTCCAAACACTTTTGTGCAGTTAGTTATTTTAGAACTACACAACAGTGACTTAGAAAATAATATAACTTGTAAAATAATCCTACACTATAATTTTCCCCTTCTGTTGGTCTTTACTCTTTGCCAGAGACAGCAGAGAAAGCGAGACACCCCATTCCCTCGTTTTTTCGGGGCGGGCGGGGCGGAGAGAGCGGGGAGGGGACAATTAGTAGACAAGAGCCATTGGTCTCACACCACTGCCATAATGCAGTTTCTCTGGATCCCTGCAAGGttggactccccccccccccccccccccaaaaaaaaaaaatgtttaaagcaTCAGCCGGACAGCAACTCACAAGTATAGACTACCGatcactgtccatggtgctgaaatcgCTCCATGTCTGTGCAGCTGCCTATTGAATCGATGACATGCTTTCTCTAGTGCCAGGGCATGTAGCCTATAGCGGTGCTTTAGCTAGTGGATACATGTTTATTGGTAGGCCTATTTGGTTGTAATTTTCTCATGTTAAGCCTAACATTTCATAAAAGCTGTACATGGTGTCGAAATGCTGCCATTTACAGTAGACTGCTGGCTGGTGGCAATAATGTAATTGCTTGTTCAGTAATTAAAGTTGGACATTTTAACATTGCAGattgtaaaataaatgtttgatGCGGTAGCTACCAATTGATTTTTTAAATCAATTGTTCTGTATAGCCTGCCGGAACCTGCATGACACGAGCCATCCTCGGGCTCTCACACATCTTTGAAAGCAAGTTGTTATGCTTGAAGCCAGTCTTTTAATTCCAAATAATACAGTCAATCCACCCTCAAAACACTAGCTTACTAGGGATGCTTTCATTATGCAGTGTACTATCTATAGCTATATACCGCATTTAGTTGCTATTTATACACTTTTTATCAAAATTACACATCAAACAGCCTTACAATTAAGAAAAAAGTACTTGGCTTGAGGATAAATTCAGCCACTGTTTGTTGTTGAGCTCAGCGGGTTCTGTCTGGCTAATAGCCTGCACAAATGGGCTGCGGTATTCAAGGTAAATTAAATTGAATCAAATTAAATTCAATTATAGCCAATTTGAGAGACTCCCCTGGTCTGCTGAAGTCCTCCTTgctttctttctctgtgtctttcttttcctctttctttctcataGAATAAAGTCTATTTGTGTCTGTGCTTGTCTCTCTTTTTTATGtagaggcctatagtagctacagcaTGGGACTGCGTTGCCTTGCATTTTTGTGAGCAAATGTATTCACCACGGCCTGTATTGCCAACCCAGACAGCCTTTCCTGAGACATTGTGCATTGTATGCTCATGGCGCTGCACACAATCTAAACGTATTCTTGAATAATGCATGCCAAGATATACCAGTGATAAGGGACTGTTCCGAAACTGTTGTATTTGAAGCACAACTCCCTTCAACCCAGTTTTCCTGATGTTGTTATGGTATTCAAGCAATTTTTTACCATCCGTGTAACTGTTGCTTCTGAGGAGAGAATATTTTCTCAACTAAAACTCATAAAGAGCTACCTAAGAAGCATTAGGCTCTCGGTCTGATATGCTCTTTGGAACACCTGAGTAAGCCCCACTCATTGCACTATTTTTCAAGACCTGGGGCACTTTTTCAGTCACTTGCCCGAAGCCCAAGAAATAAACATTTAGCTTCCTAGAACATATGTCAGTTAAAAAGGTTTATGAATACATTTTTGGAGGGTTTCTGTCAAAATGATTTATTCAATgaaaatacagtataaacattgATGTCAGGCGCATGGGCCCCCTACAGCTCATCGTGGCATTTGTCTTTGAAAAAAAATGAttgccacattagcagctaattagcgttTCATTTTGGG is part of the Salvelinus fontinalis isolate EN_2023a chromosome 6, ASM2944872v1, whole genome shotgun sequence genome and harbors:
- the LOC129857947 gene encoding Kv channel-interacting protein 1-like isoform X2: MGLVMGTFSMQSNKQDRTYRKDKIDDDFELSVVCHRPEGLDKLEAQSNFSKRELQVLYRGFKNECPSGVVNEDTFKQIYAQFFPHGDASSYAHYLFDAFDSAHSGSIKFEDFVMALSILLRGSVREKLTWTFNLYDINRDGYISKEEMTDIVRAIYDMMGKYTYPALKTDTPKQHVDAFFQKMDKNRDGVVTLDEFILSCQEDENIMRSLQLFENVI
- the LOC129857947 gene encoding Kv channel-interacting protein 1-like isoform X1, translated to MAGCAKRCKQGLVKFVLSLHKLITGTLKKDKIDDDFELSVVCHRPEGLDKLEAQSNFSKRELQVLYRGFKNECPSGVVNEDTFKQIYAQFFPHGDASSYAHYLFDAFDSAHSGSIKFEDFVMALSILLRGSVREKLTWTFNLYDINRDGYISKEEMTDIVRAIYDMMGKYTYPALKTDTPKQHVDAFFQKMDKNRDGVVTLDEFILSCQEDENIMRSLQLFENVI